Proteins encoded together in one Psychrobacter sp. 28M-43 window:
- a CDS encoding sensor domain-containing diguanylate cyclase, with protein MAVSISHLGYNKISQMIFEWQAADRTSLMALFIVLEVSLHWFWCLYVWWQQDALNTYVNIHYLYPLWLGISFVGLFFLCMVKGLFHSSNDNEIVLSRWQIALVLVYTAYISTVIVMIGYSSLFAGVSLVGAAMLGMMLIRRRYAWRMFWLHIILMLLAIMSPYFGISLPNLRQFTVIHPMLESHNYLTYNEIMAAENMVAALAFENNVLNWDSINELQRSSAFFWRSTHLYLALPKAIFIVYMFRALLLVLDDSRFETLRHANQDELTQLKNRRYGLKKMKYALATVREYQDLSVMLLDLDWFKQINDNYGHDVGDQVLIEISQTLSQSLTDESIVSRYGGEEFLVVMPDTKHDSAMMIAEQLRLNIAEHVMKIEGLADFNVTASFGLYTLTHEERDCIAQGYKTITQQKTVARTSPLIKPIATQRAESKIASMQKLPSDICQRLISIADKALYEAKHRGRNQVVSANEMWAEKEGGKQSLYKSR; from the coding sequence ATGGCTGTATCGATATCCCATCTAGGTTACAACAAAATCTCTCAAATGATTTTTGAGTGGCAGGCTGCTGACCGAACATCGCTGATGGCCTTATTTATCGTGTTAGAAGTGTCATTGCATTGGTTCTGGTGCTTGTATGTCTGGTGGCAGCAGGATGCGTTAAACACCTATGTGAACATACATTATTTATATCCATTATGGCTTGGGATTAGCTTTGTTGGACTGTTCTTTTTATGCATGGTCAAAGGCTTATTTCATTCGAGCAATGACAATGAAATTGTTTTAAGTCGATGGCAGATAGCTTTGGTTTTGGTTTACACCGCCTACATTTCTACTGTTATTGTGATGATAGGGTACAGCAGTCTGTTTGCAGGCGTGTCGCTCGTCGGCGCTGCTATGCTAGGTATGATGTTGATCAGGCGCCGCTATGCTTGGCGTATGTTTTGGCTGCATATTATCTTGATGCTATTAGCGATCATGTCACCTTACTTTGGTATCAGTTTGCCCAATTTACGCCAGTTTACCGTTATTCATCCCATGCTTGAGAGTCATAACTATCTAACTTATAACGAGATTATGGCCGCTGAAAATATGGTTGCTGCGTTGGCTTTTGAGAACAACGTCTTAAATTGGGATAGTATCAACGAGCTACAGCGCTCATCCGCATTTTTTTGGCGGTCGACGCATTTATATTTAGCGCTGCCAAAAGCGATTTTTATCGTTTATATGTTCCGTGCTTTGCTATTGGTATTAGATGATAGTCGGTTTGAGACCTTACGACATGCCAATCAGGACGAGCTTACCCAGCTTAAAAATCGTCGCTACGGTCTGAAAAAGATGAAGTATGCCTTGGCTACTGTGCGAGAATATCAAGATTTAAGCGTCATGCTGTTAGATTTGGATTGGTTCAAACAGATTAACGATAACTATGGTCACGATGTAGGTGATCAGGTTCTAATTGAAATCTCACAGACGCTATCGCAGTCATTAACAGATGAGTCGATCGTTAGTCGCTACGGCGGCGAAGAGTTTTTGGTTGTAATGCCAGATACGAAGCATGATAGTGCTATGATGATTGCCGAGCAATTACGCCTCAATATTGCTGAGCATGTCATGAAGATTGAAGGTCTGGCTGATTTTAATGTGACAGCAAGTTTTGGATTGTATACCTTAACTCATGAAGAGCGAGATTGTATTGCGCAAGGCTACAAAACGATCACACAGCAAAAGACTGTCGCTCGAACGTCACCTCTTATCAAGCCAATTGCTACTCAGCGCGCGGAAAGCAAAATCGCCTCAATGCAAAAGCTGCCTAGTGATATCTGCCAACGACTTATTAGCATAGCGGATAAAGCCTTATATGAAGCCAAGCACCGTGGTCGCAATCAAGTTGTCAGTGCAAATGAGATGTGGGCCGAAAAAGAAGGCGGTAAGCAATCGCTTTACAAAAGCCGTTAG
- a CDS encoding PHP domain-containing protein yields MKIDLHCHSTCSDGTYAPTEVIQCAHAAGINVLALTDHDTLAGIDEARDAASACDMQIINGVEISCEHTLSGGYGKNKSTNKIIHVLGLDFTDREKMHATLQQLQDSRATRGQRIAEKLSELLDINYDELWQAVLDKAGGNPQAVGRAHIGQVLFERGEVKTVQKAFDKYLADNKPAYVAIEALTMQHGIELIHACGGKAVLAHPTRYQLSATRVRKLIEEFAQLGGDACELPATSEPISTRRMVDRSIAEHGLAASIGSDFHGSNMPWRRLGDVPTLNNDQQGVWESFATLA; encoded by the coding sequence ATGAAAATTGACTTACATTGCCATAGTACTTGTTCAGATGGTACCTACGCACCGACCGAGGTCATACAGTGTGCCCATGCAGCGGGTATCAATGTATTGGCATTGACTGACCATGACACGCTGGCAGGGATTGATGAGGCAAGAGACGCTGCCAGTGCCTGCGATATGCAAATTATTAATGGTGTTGAAATCAGCTGTGAACATACGTTAAGCGGTGGTTACGGAAAGAACAAATCCACCAATAAAATTATTCACGTACTTGGACTGGACTTTACTGATCGCGAAAAAATGCATGCAACGTTGCAGCAACTGCAAGACAGTCGAGCCACTCGTGGTCAGCGTATCGCTGAAAAATTGAGTGAGTTATTAGATATTAATTATGATGAGCTATGGCAAGCAGTGCTCGATAAAGCAGGCGGCAACCCACAAGCAGTCGGGCGCGCCCATATTGGACAGGTATTGTTTGAGCGCGGTGAAGTCAAAACCGTTCAAAAAGCCTTTGATAAGTACCTAGCAGATAATAAACCTGCTTATGTAGCAATCGAGGCGTTAACGATGCAGCATGGTATCGAGCTGATTCATGCTTGCGGCGGCAAAGCGGTGCTCGCACATCCCACGCGATATCAACTATCAGCGACACGCGTGCGTAAACTGATCGAAGAGTTTGCGCAGCTTGGCGGAGATGCTTGTGAACTACCAGCCACTAGTGAGCCAATTAGTACTCGCAGAATGGTCGACCGTAGCATTGCTGAGCATGGTCTTGCGGCATCTATTGGTAGTGACTTTCATGGTAGTAACATGCCTTGGCGACGTTTGGGCGATGTTCCTACTTTAAATAATGATCAGCAAGGAGTTTGGGAATCTTTTGCAACGCTTGCTTAG
- the ispZ gene encoding septation protein IspZ, with amino-acid sequence MKALLDFIPLIAFFIAARYNGILAAAGALLVATIIVYAIHFIRQKGKFDKQQWVVLLLTILFCGGTLLLRDDIYLRWKSPIINGIFALTLFISAAINKPLMQLAMKEVFTLTLSGWKKLTVAWALFFALMAVLHYITAFTMSDEAWINFKTYGWIPIMLVFVVAQFAVLKKHLNPALTDKATK; translated from the coding sequence ATGAAAGCATTATTAGACTTTATTCCCTTAATTGCCTTTTTTATCGCGGCGCGTTATAACGGTATTTTAGCAGCGGCAGGGGCTTTGCTAGTCGCCACTATTATCGTTTACGCCATTCATTTTATTCGTCAAAAAGGTAAGTTTGATAAGCAGCAATGGGTTGTCCTATTATTAACGATTTTATTCTGCGGCGGCACATTACTGCTGCGTGATGATATTTATTTGCGTTGGAAGTCGCCCATTATCAATGGTATTTTTGCATTGACGCTATTCATCAGTGCCGCTATTAATAAGCCATTGATGCAGCTTGCTATGAAAGAGGTATTTACCCTGACGCTTAGCGGCTGGAAAAAGCTGACCGTTGCTTGGGCATTGTTTTTTGCCCTAATGGCTGTACTACATTATATCACAGCGTTCACAATGTCAGATGAAGCATGGATCAACTTTAAGACCTATGGCTGGATTCCGATTATGCTGGTGTTTGTCGTGGCTCAGTTTGCCGTGTTGAAAAAGCATCTCAACCCTGCGCTGACGGACAAAGCCACTAAATAG
- a CDS encoding YciI family protein: protein MSLFAIIGHDVANSSAQRLITRTEHIERLKALHQEGRLVIAGPTPIEHGKSDMSGSLIIADFDSIEAAQAWANDEPYLRDGVYSHVDIKPFIQALPAPTDSNNQVAAS from the coding sequence ATGTCTTTATTTGCCATCATTGGTCATGACGTGGCTAATAGCAGTGCACAACGTCTGATCACTCGTACTGAACATATTGAACGCTTAAAAGCGCTACACCAAGAGGGACGCCTCGTTATCGCAGGTCCAACGCCTATCGAGCATGGAAAAAGTGATATGTCTGGCAGCTTAATCATTGCAGACTTTGACTCTATCGAAGCGGCTCAAGCATGGGCAAACGATGAGCCTTACTTACGTGATGGCGTGTATAGTCATGTCGATATCAAACCATTTATTCAAGCATTGCCAGCACCAACTGATAGCAACAATCAAGTAGCTGCATCGTGA
- the mnmC gene encoding FAD-dependent 5-carboxymethylaminomethyl-2-thiouridine(34) oxidoreductase MnmC yields the protein MSTANHQNSEHLNVITPAKIDWQTDDTGNMVPVSGEFGDVYFSHADGLAETRHVFLEHNQLPERLAHLAPKQCFTIAELGFGTGLNLLATWQLWRQLRETNPQLATARLHFITTEKFPIPLADLTQILALWGERAPELMAFIKPLLAAYPPLIAGCHRLSFSHDNLTVDMWLGDAAESLSKLVLDHSNQHTPCIDAWFLDGFAPSCNSTLWADSIFAQMQRLSRPHTTAATYSCAGIAKRGLREHGFQIKKVRGFGRKREMLTAIMIDIESSDLTSDNKSCDNKSHDAKQKTTYSTFDNTVVIGAGVSGLLTAWSLANRGITVTLLDKLAPLAGASGNPRALLAPKMTPIHHVDEHLHTIGYLHSSRLYRDLNQIAVQLNTAPVLELTGALDLLIKANIGTEQIADYPDEMATTLSHEQAQVTSGLKEQNLSENLYLPQSGLVNPQALKDIILTHPLIRFQQLEVNKINEIEQQVRIEGIDGNRNNVTVTADNIVICAAFESHQLDQRIFDCRKIRGQLSWFTPTPEQYAKLPKIPLKYSGYCTPFTAQADDGQLNDFTECSPQFLLGASFIRNDTDTDIRDEEHQISRDKLITAIPEMASVIPADTSLWQGRAGIRTQTPDYHPIIGQLANSQRIWTMSAMGAKGYALAPICAEALADMMLGSFAPLSEAMLARLSPNRTRLQTPLV from the coding sequence ATGTCTACCGCTAATCATCAAAACTCTGAACACTTAAACGTTATCACGCCTGCCAAGATTGACTGGCAAACGGATGATACCGGCAATATGGTGCCAGTATCAGGTGAGTTTGGGGATGTGTATTTTTCTCATGCAGATGGTTTGGCAGAGACGCGTCACGTGTTTCTAGAGCACAATCAGTTACCAGAGCGTTTGGCACACCTTGCACCAAAGCAATGCTTTACGATTGCTGAGCTAGGCTTCGGAACTGGGCTTAATCTACTAGCGACGTGGCAATTGTGGCGACAATTACGTGAAACCAACCCACAGCTAGCAACGGCTCGTTTACACTTTATTACTACTGAAAAGTTCCCTATACCGCTAGCAGATCTGACGCAGATACTTGCGCTATGGGGTGAGCGTGCGCCTGAGCTAATGGCATTTATTAAGCCACTTTTGGCTGCATATCCGCCCCTAATTGCAGGCTGTCATCGTTTAAGTTTTTCTCATGATAACTTAACTGTCGATATGTGGCTTGGTGATGCAGCAGAAAGTCTAAGCAAACTGGTATTAGACCATTCTAACCAGCATACGCCTTGTATTGATGCTTGGTTTTTGGATGGTTTTGCGCCCTCTTGCAACAGTACGTTGTGGGCTGACAGTATCTTTGCACAAATGCAGCGCCTATCACGCCCTCATACGACTGCCGCTACTTACAGCTGTGCAGGTATCGCCAAGCGTGGACTAAGAGAGCATGGCTTTCAAATTAAGAAAGTCAGAGGTTTTGGTCGAAAGCGAGAAATGCTAACGGCCATTATGATCGATATAGAAAGTAGTGACCTTACTAGCGATAATAAAAGTTGTGATAATAAAAGCCACGATGCAAAGCAGAAAACAACTTACAGCACATTCGATAATACTGTCGTCATTGGTGCAGGTGTATCAGGGTTGCTCACAGCTTGGTCGCTTGCCAATCGTGGTATTACCGTCACCTTATTAGATAAATTAGCGCCCTTGGCAGGTGCATCAGGCAATCCTAGAGCGTTACTTGCGCCCAAAATGACGCCGATTCACCATGTTGACGAGCATCTGCATACTATAGGTTATCTCCATAGCAGCAGGCTATATCGAGACCTTAATCAAATAGCTGTACAGCTTAATACAGCACCGGTACTTGAACTGACTGGCGCCCTTGATTTACTCATAAAAGCCAATATCGGTACGGAACAAATTGCCGACTATCCTGACGAGATGGCGACCACCCTATCGCATGAGCAAGCACAGGTTACTAGTGGCCTAAAAGAGCAGAACTTATCAGAGAACTTGTACTTACCTCAGTCTGGTCTGGTCAACCCGCAAGCATTAAAAGACATCATACTGACTCATCCACTCATTCGCTTTCAGCAATTAGAAGTGAATAAAATCAACGAGATTGAGCAGCAGGTTCGTATCGAAGGTATTGATGGAAACCGTAATAATGTCACTGTGACTGCTGATAATATCGTCATTTGCGCGGCTTTTGAAAGTCATCAATTGGATCAGCGTATTTTTGATTGCCGTAAAATTCGTGGGCAGCTGTCTTGGTTTACGCCAACCCCTGAGCAGTACGCTAAGCTGCCTAAAATACCACTCAAATATAGTGGTTACTGTACGCCATTCACTGCCCAAGCAGATGACGGACAATTAAACGATTTTACAGAGTGCAGCCCTCAGTTTCTACTAGGGGCAAGCTTTATACGTAATGATACGGACACTGATATACGTGACGAGGAACATCAAATTAGTCGTGATAAGCTCATTACCGCCATTCCTGAAATGGCATCTGTCATTCCGGCAGATACGAGTCTATGGCAGGGACGAGCTGGCATTCGCACCCAAACGCCTGATTACCATCCTATCATTGGACAATTGGCAAACAGTCAGCGGATATGGACAATGAGTGCGATGGGCGCAAAGGGTTATGCATTAGCACCTATTTGTGCTGAAGCATTAGCAGATATGATGCTAGGGTCATTTGCACCACTGTCAGAGGCAATGCTCGCACGCCTATCACCCAATCGTACACGTTTACAGACGCCGCTTGTTTAA
- a CDS encoding secondary thiamine-phosphate synthase enzyme YjbQ, whose protein sequence is MSYYQTTLTLPAYARGIHIITPRIEEAISQLLPHSAKVGLVHLFLLHTSASLAINENADPDVRLDTEDWLNKIAPEDQPEYRHTLEGSDDLPAHLKSMMLGVSLTIPLVDGELGLGMWQGIYLCEHRNLQEYGGQRKLVITVNT, encoded by the coding sequence ATGAGCTATTACCAAACCACTCTTACTCTACCCGCCTATGCGCGTGGCATTCATATCATCACTCCGAGGATTGAAGAAGCGATTTCTCAGCTGTTACCTCACTCTGCCAAGGTAGGGTTGGTTCATCTGTTTTTGCTGCATACGTCAGCCAGTCTTGCGATCAATGAAAATGCTGATCCAGATGTCCGACTAGATACAGAGGATTGGCTTAATAAAATCGCACCAGAAGATCAGCCAGAGTATCGCCATACCTTAGAAGGCTCAGACGACTTGCCAGCGCATCTCAAAAGCATGATGCTTGGGGTTAGTTTGACTATACCGCTTGTCGATGGTGAGTTAGGTCTAGGCATGTGGCAAGGTATTTACTTATGTGAGCATAGAAACCTGCAAGAATATGGCGGACAGCGCAAGCTGGTGATTACGGTAAATACGTAA
- a CDS encoding DUF4112 domain-containing protein has translation MDNFDKLPRFKSKKLSDTNASVLDYQAKLAENGLTREQVIATERKLAKFANTMDSLVRVPFTKQGMGADAALSTIPLAGDLAGLALTSYAFILGRQLGVPAHKMTPAVRLALIDMVVGIVPGIGTLLDIFIRPSRKALGIVHEHLHHEYGITETMHMDRPFLHQSLEDKQKQSRFGFFWRNPIVAWLYLHIPDFLGLLVIVFVGWGIWTLISWLVGLFGQSTGFG, from the coding sequence ATGGATAATTTCGATAAATTACCGAGATTCAAATCAAAGAAACTGTCTGATACGAATGCCTCAGTCTTAGACTATCAAGCTAAACTTGCCGAAAATGGGCTGACTCGCGAGCAAGTTATCGCAACTGAGCGTAAACTGGCAAAATTTGCTAACACCATGGATTCACTAGTACGAGTGCCTTTTACCAAGCAAGGAATGGGTGCGGATGCGGCGCTTTCGACCATTCCACTCGCAGGAGATTTGGCAGGATTGGCGTTGACCAGTTATGCATTTATATTAGGGCGTCAGTTAGGTGTGCCTGCTCATAAAATGACGCCAGCGGTTAGATTAGCACTTATTGATATGGTCGTTGGTATCGTACCTGGCATTGGTACGCTATTAGATATTTTTATTCGCCCTAGCCGTAAGGCACTGGGTATCGTGCACGAGCATCTACATCATGAGTATGGTATTACCGAAACCATGCATATGGATCGACCGTTTCTGCACCAATCATTAGAAGACAAGCAGAAGCAAAGCCGTTTTGGGTTTTTTTGGCGCAATCCAATCGTTGCTTGGTTATATCTGCATATCCCTGATTTTCTTGGACTGCTAGTCATTGTATTTGTCGGCTGGGGGATATGGACATTGATAAGTTGGTTGGTCGGACTTTTTGGGCAATCGACTGGGTTTGGGTGA
- the ubiA gene encoding 4-hydroxybenzoate octaprenyltransferase has product MTFKDKLQAYIQLTRFDKPVGIELLLWPTLWGVLLTAMGQAQQQGMTAALPSIKVFAIFALGAIFMRAAGCAINDFADRKVDGHVTRTKGRPLADGRLSGKEAIAAFLVLVLLSASLLFFLPIAVFYWSLGAVVLAFIYPFMKRYTHLPQVFLAAAFGWAIPMSYVAVQGAPDIWCWLLFLAYMCWTVAYDTQYAMADREDDLKIGVKSTAILFGRYDVIIISILQMLFLLTMGAVMWHYFAPTTLGVTPVFGLALVAMMFAKQNSACASRNPLACFQAFLANIWVGRYVFALIAVTCIWTTLNG; this is encoded by the coding sequence ATGACATTTAAAGACAAGCTACAAGCCTACATCCAGCTAACCCGTTTTGATAAGCCAGTCGGCATTGAGCTGCTCTTATGGCCAACGCTTTGGGGCGTACTACTCACTGCAATGGGTCAAGCGCAGCAGCAAGGAATGACGGCAGCGTTACCAAGTATCAAAGTATTTGCGATATTTGCCCTTGGTGCAATATTTATGCGAGCGGCTGGTTGTGCGATTAACGACTTTGCTGATCGCAAAGTAGATGGTCATGTGACTCGCACTAAAGGCCGCCCGTTAGCAGATGGACGCTTATCTGGCAAAGAAGCCATCGCTGCATTCTTAGTACTGGTGCTATTAAGCGCCAGTCTGCTATTTTTTCTGCCTATAGCAGTATTCTACTGGTCGCTTGGTGCTGTTGTATTGGCATTTATTTATCCATTTATGAAACGTTATACGCATTTGCCGCAAGTATTTTTAGCAGCTGCTTTTGGATGGGCGATACCGATGTCCTATGTGGCGGTGCAAGGTGCTCCCGATATTTGGTGTTGGCTGCTATTCTTAGCCTATATGTGTTGGACAGTGGCCTACGATACCCAGTACGCCATGGCTGACCGTGAGGATGATTTAAAGATTGGCGTGAAATCAACAGCGATACTATTCGGTCGTTATGATGTGATTATCATCTCAATATTACAGATGCTATTTTTGCTGACGATGGGCGCGGTTATGTGGCATTACTTTGCCCCGACCACATTAGGCGTAACCCCAGTATTTGGATTGGCGCTAGTTGCGATGATGTTTGCCAAACAAAACAGCGCTTGTGCCAGTCGTAACCCTTTGGCCTGCTTTCAGGCGTTCTTGGCCAATATCTGGGTAGGGCGCTATGTCTTTGCGCTCATCGCAGTTACTTGCATATGGACGACGCTAAATGGATAA
- a CDS encoding class I SAM-dependent methyltransferase: MTDVPQTYDETGVVVHCQLFYVNDSQQAQVESLQSLIAEHTLPIILDIKVATEKLTQKHRQQLSQASTQPILLLDDKDKLSWLSDGLSVAPEWDKLQRRVVSAGRKSELLLQAAKITSDSHIIDATAGFGHDSLILASTGAQVTMLEQQPLMALLLLVEQQRMSALPNWQKLMSRLQIINADALSYFANLEASTAIDDAMAVDVVYLDPMFPEDSYQDSKTGKGAKVGKHMQALHQLARPPTLDEERQLLSSAQVVVKQSTQGQGRVVVKRPQYAPLLADEPASESWHNEAVRFDGYFV; this comes from the coding sequence ATGACCGATGTGCCCCAAACGTATGACGAGACAGGTGTTGTTGTACATTGTCAGTTATTCTACGTCAATGACAGCCAGCAAGCACAGGTTGAGAGTCTACAGTCATTGATAGCTGAGCATACATTACCAATTATCTTAGATATTAAAGTCGCTACAGAGAAATTAACTCAAAAGCACCGTCAGCAGTTGAGCCAAGCATCTACTCAGCCTATTTTATTATTAGATGATAAAGACAAGCTATCATGGTTAAGTGATGGGCTTAGTGTGGCACCTGAGTGGGACAAGTTGCAGCGCCGTGTAGTGAGTGCTGGCCGTAAGTCTGAGCTGCTATTACAAGCGGCCAAAATCACATCAGATAGTCACATTATTGATGCAACTGCTGGCTTTGGGCATGATAGTTTGATATTGGCCAGTACTGGTGCCCAAGTTACTATGCTTGAGCAACAGCCGTTGATGGCATTGCTATTACTTGTAGAGCAGCAGCGTATGAGTGCGCTACCCAATTGGCAAAAGCTCATGAGCCGTCTACAGATTATTAATGCTGATGCGCTCAGTTATTTTGCGAATCTAGAAGCAAGCACCGCAATAGACGATGCTATGGCAGTCGATGTCGTCTATTTGGATCCGATGTTTCCAGAGGATAGCTATCAAGATAGTAAGACAGGTAAAGGGGCAAAAGTCGGTAAGCATATGCAAGCACTGCATCAATTGGCTCGCCCACCAACGTTAGATGAAGAGCGACAACTGCTAAGTAGTGCGCAGGTCGTTGTTAAACAAAGTACGCAAGGTCAAGGTCGCGTGGTCGTAAAGCGTCCACAGTATGCACCGCTGCTCGCTGACGAGCCTGCTAGCGAAAGCTGGCATAATGAAGCCGTACGCTTTGATGGGTATTTTGTCTGA
- a CDS encoding undecaprenyl-diphosphate phosphatase, translated as MDIVLFVQAVIMGIVEGITEFLPISSTGYLILSADVMGFWTKEKVDLFVVVVQLGAILAVIYDYWGRLWQALMGLLTGKAEGMTNPRQLGLSLIVSTIPVMIVGFTFADEIKAYLFNPIVVAIMLIIGGLLIFYVEKRPKTVIAEEAEDVSIKTALMIGLFQCLALIPGTSRSGATIIGALWLGVSRKASAEFSFFLGIPVIVGAALLDLIKHGDVLTNSEDWLVLGIGTIVSFVVALLCIRLLVAWVSRRDFTIFAWLRIITGVIVLVAAWGFGYQMAG; from the coding sequence GTGGATATAGTTTTATTCGTTCAAGCTGTCATCATGGGTATCGTTGAAGGTATCACTGAATTTTTACCCATCTCTAGTACGGGATATTTGATCTTATCAGCAGATGTGATGGGTTTCTGGACTAAAGAAAAAGTTGATTTATTTGTTGTTGTTGTGCAGCTTGGCGCTATTTTGGCAGTGATTTATGACTATTGGGGTAGATTGTGGCAAGCGCTGATGGGCTTACTGACTGGCAAAGCAGAGGGCATGACCAATCCTAGACAGTTGGGACTGAGTCTGATTGTCTCTACTATTCCTGTGATGATTGTTGGTTTTACCTTTGCCGATGAAATCAAAGCTTATTTGTTTAATCCTATCGTCGTTGCCATTATGCTCATCATCGGCGGTCTACTGATATTTTACGTGGAAAAGCGTCCTAAAACGGTCATTGCAGAAGAAGCGGAAGATGTCAGCATAAAAACTGCGTTGATGATTGGTTTGTTCCAATGTTTAGCTCTTATACCAGGGACGTCACGCTCAGGTGCCACTATTATTGGCGCGCTGTGGTTAGGTGTATCACGTAAGGCTTCTGCTGAGTTTTCTTTCTTTTTGGGTATTCCTGTCATTGTAGGCGCGGCATTATTAGATTTGATCAAACATGGTGACGTATTAACCAACAGTGAAGACTGGCTGGTGCTAGGTATCGGAACCATCGTATCATTTGTAGTAGCGCTACTCTGTATCCGCTTACTTGTGGCATGGGTAAGTCGCCGTGACTTTACTATTTTTGCTTGGTTGCGCATTATCACGGGTGTTATTGTGTTGGTCGCCGCTTGGGGCTTTGGTTATCAAATGGCTGGCTAG
- the tsaB gene encoding tRNA (adenosine(37)-N6)-threonylcarbamoyltransferase complex dimerization subunit type 1 TsaB produces MFLAMDTVFDQCSIAILDSSGQVLSSHTETGKRQQTQQILPMIDAALSEAQLRLADIQALIFNRGPGAFSGIRINTAVVQALSVAHDLPCVGVSSLQAIAQCAYQKYGLAHLYSALDARMQQVYFGQYELVTDDQLGYSIMQPVLADGGDSTEQLLDYDSQTELNLPIVGNGAPLLARHDQQDCHEDVWPDAVVIGQLGIAQFANDGGTEASQALPKYLRNQAWKTLKEQGKA; encoded by the coding sequence ATGTTTTTAGCAATGGATACCGTGTTCGATCAGTGTTCGATCGCGATTTTAGATTCGAGCGGACAGGTATTGTCGAGCCATACCGAAACAGGTAAGCGTCAGCAGACTCAACAGATTTTACCGATGATTGATGCTGCATTGTCTGAGGCGCAGTTACGTCTTGCTGATATACAGGCTTTAATATTCAATCGCGGGCCGGGTGCGTTTAGTGGTATCCGCATTAATACGGCAGTGGTACAGGCTCTGTCTGTAGCGCATGATTTGCCTTGTGTTGGCGTCTCAAGCCTGCAAGCAATCGCACAATGCGCGTATCAGAAGTATGGTCTAGCACATCTATACAGTGCCCTTGATGCTCGTATGCAGCAAGTCTATTTTGGACAGTATGAGTTGGTAACTGACGACCAATTAGGTTATAGCATTATGCAGCCAGTCTTGGCTGATGGTGGCGATAGTACAGAGCAGCTATTAGATTATGATAGCCAAACAGAGCTCAACCTGCCTATCGTTGGTAATGGCGCGCCGCTATTGGCACGACATGATCAGCAAGACTGCCATGAAGATGTTTGGCCAGATGCGGTTGTCATTGGGCAGCTTGGTATTGCTCAGTTTGCAAACGATGGTGGTACGGAAGCATCACAGGCATTGCCAAAATATCTACGTAATCAAGCTTGGAAAACACTTAAAGAGCAAGGTAAAGCATAG